Proteins encoded together in one Vitis vinifera cultivar Pinot Noir 40024 chromosome 4, ASM3070453v1 window:
- the LOC100264434 gene encoding U-box domain-containing protein 27, with product MVRDNLFITVPSLFRCPISLDVMKSPVSLCTGVTYDRSSIQRWLDNGNNTCPATMQVLHSKDFVPNHTLQRLIQIWSNSVRHRSNSPDSPIQLVPSLSPDQARDLIKEIESKPEDCLECMSKIICFARESEESRKFLARIDGFVSLLVDFLGSGNANFLALEQVVRVLDMIISEHEDHKQLANSMLKSDRDCLSSILLVLQQGSAESRIASARVLESIAIDAESKLLIAEKDGLFSELIRIMSTETDPTMIESTLSCLIAVSMPRRIRPKIVRLGVVKQLTKLLSDPNWSVSVTEKALKLLEMASSCKEGKSEICENSDCVSAIVQKMLKVSSTATEHAVTILWSVCYLSRDDRAQSTVTQNNGLTKILVLMQSNCSPAVRQLAGDLLKIFRVSSKSCLSSYDTKTTHIMPF from the coding sequence ATGGTGAGGGATAACTTGTTTATTACAGTTCCCAGCCTTTTCCGTTGCCCGATATCTCTGGACGTCATGAAGTCCCCGGTGAGTCTCTGCACCGGCGTCACCTATGACCGCTCGAGCATTCAGAGGTGGCTCGACAACGGCAACAACACTTGTCCGGCCACTATGCAGGTGCTCCACAGTAAGGACTTTGTGCCCAACCACACCCTACAACGCCTCATCCAGATCTGGTCCAACTCGGTCCGCCACCGCTCCAACTCGCCCGACTCCCCCATCCAGCTCGTTCCCTCTCTGTCCCCAGACCAAGCGAGGGACCTGATTAAAGAAATCGAGAGCAAGCCAGAGGACTGTCTCGAATGTATGTCGAAGATTATTTGTTTCGCGAGAGAGTCCGAGGAAAGCCGCAAGTTTCTTGCGAGAATTGATGGATTCGTCTCGTTGCTGGTTGATTTTCTCGGCAGCGGCAATGCTAATTTCCTTGCGCTTGAACAAGTGGTGAGGGTTTTGGACATGATTATAAGTGAGCACGAAGATCATAAGCAGCTGGCGAATTCGATGCTGAAGAGTGATCGCGATTGCTTGTCTTCAATCCTCCTCGTTTTGCAACAAGGAAGCGCGGAATCTAGAATCGCATCTGCTAGGGTTTTGGAGTCGATCGCAATCGATGCTGAATCGAAGCTCTTGATAGCCGAAAAGGATGGATTATTTTCTGAATTGATTCGCATAATGAGCACCGAGACCGATCCTACAATGATAGAATCAACCTTGTCTTGCTTGATCGCAGTATCAATGCCGAGACGCATCCGACCAAAAATCGTGAGACTCGGCGTCGTCAAGCAACTCACGAAATTATTATCCGATCCCAACTGGAGCGTTTCGGTGACCGAGAAGGCTCTGAAACTGCTGGAAATGGCATCATCGTGCAAAGAGGGAAAATCCGAGATATGTGAGAACTCCGACTGCGTATCTGCCATAGTGCAGAAGATGTTGAAGGTGTCGAGCACGGCGACGGAGCACGCCGTGACGATACTGTGGAGCGTGTGCTATTTGTCAAGAGACGACAGGGCTCAGAGCACGGTCACCCAGAACAACGGATTGACCAAGATTTTGGTGCTTATGCAGAGCAATTGCTCGCCGGCGGTGAGGCAACTAGCCGGAGATTTGTTGAAAATATTCAGAGTGAGCTCCAAATCGTGTCTGTCAAGCTATGATACCAAAACAACCCATATCATGCCTTTTTGA